In a genomic window of Pontibacter liquoris:
- a CDS encoding glycosyltransferase family 2 protein, which yields MNIQNSIYKSLSGSLELSKGSSKELTNCNKPIYFPKISIITPSFNQGQFIEQTIVSTIEQNYPNLEIIIIDGGSTDNTLEVIRKYESYITYWISEPDKGQSHAINKGLERCTGDIVNWLNSDDWLEPGALFKVAEIFKVNPEILVVSGYENHVWNNGKTILREGTVLKESLEETIEFCQIAQPSTFFRLREFKQISPVPEDMHFIMDGELWVRFLLLYGQQNFYKLKDPVVNFRFHENSKTVSNQVKDNFLNERSSIILDLQRFIMVPEFIRSFWEKYIYSDADVRQLNRDWKFGCSINQKQLKIYFIKKFINLCFIKKDFANAKSGIYELMKIGKFDTFLLKHFCKLLVSKLF from the coding sequence ATGAACATTCAAAATAGTATATACAAATCTCTCTCCGGGAGTTTAGAATTGTCAAAGGGAAGTAGCAAAGAACTTACTAATTGCAATAAGCCTATTTATTTTCCTAAAATTTCAATTATAACCCCCTCATTTAATCAAGGACAATTTATAGAGCAAACTATAGTATCAACTATAGAACAGAATTATCCAAATCTTGAAATAATTATCATTGATGGGGGAAGTACAGACAATACTCTTGAGGTGATAAGAAAATATGAGTCGTACATAACTTATTGGATAAGTGAACCTGATAAAGGGCAGAGCCATGCGATAAATAAGGGACTTGAACGTTGTACAGGTGATATAGTAAATTGGCTGAACAGTGATGATTGGTTAGAACCTGGTGCCTTATTTAAAGTAGCAGAAATTTTCAAGGTTAATCCAGAGATTTTAGTTGTATCAGGTTATGAGAATCATGTTTGGAACAATGGAAAAACTATTCTTAGAGAAGGAACTGTACTTAAAGAGTCTCTTGAAGAAACTATTGAATTTTGCCAGATTGCTCAACCATCTACCTTCTTTAGATTAAGAGAGTTCAAACAAATTAGTCCTGTACCGGAAGACATGCACTTTATCATGGATGGAGAGCTTTGGGTACGGTTCCTTTTATTATATGGTCAACAAAACTTTTATAAACTCAAAGACCCTGTAGTGAATTTCAGATTCCATGAAAATTCTAAAACTGTGTCTAATCAAGTAAAAGATAATTTTTTAAATGAGCGTAGCAGTATTATTTTAGATCTGCAGCGTTTTATAATGGTACCCGAATTTATTAGAAGCTTCTGGGAAAAGTATATTTATTCAGACGCAGATGTTAGGCAGTTAAATAGGGATTGGAAATTTGGTTGTTCAATTAACCAAAAACAACTAAAAATATATTTTATAAAAAAATTTATTAATTTATGCTTTATTAAAAAGGACTTTGCCAATGCAAAAAGCGGAATTTATGAGCTAATGAAAATAGGGAAATTTGATACCTTTTTGTTAAAACACTTCTGCAAACTTCTTGTATCAAAGCTATTTTAA
- a CDS encoding DUF5672 family protein — MKKVQACIIIPVYKDFNELSIYEIISLEQSFKILNAHDICFIGPERLNFTSYNKKAVEFNIRAQCHVFSNFYFSDIDGYNQLLKSYFFYSKFTLYSHILIYQLDAYVFKDDLFKWCMTDFDFIGAPWFEDWSESTSLKIAGVGNGGFSLHTIRSALGVLQKVERLHKVLNIVVVLLGLLSLKSSTNKWCNIIIRLLFKTDIKEANLILKYKDININEDFFWGVLASKISKEFKVADVEHASKFSFEVNPQYLFLLNGEELPFGCHAWTKYHYDFWKQFIPSQI, encoded by the coding sequence ATGAAGAAGGTGCAAGCATGTATAATAATCCCAGTTTACAAAGATTTTAATGAGCTTTCTATTTACGAAATAATTTCATTAGAACAGAGCTTTAAAATCTTGAATGCACATGATATTTGTTTTATTGGCCCTGAAAGACTAAACTTTACCAGTTATAATAAGAAAGCTGTAGAATTTAATATTAGGGCACAATGTCATGTCTTCTCGAATTTTTACTTTTCTGATATAGATGGATATAATCAATTACTAAAAAGCTATTTTTTTTATAGTAAATTCACTCTTTATAGCCACATTCTTATATATCAACTTGATGCATACGTTTTTAAGGATGATCTTTTTAAATGGTGTATGACAGACTTTGATTTTATTGGTGCACCGTGGTTTGAAGATTGGAGTGAATCTACATCTTTAAAAATAGCAGGAGTAGGTAATGGCGGCTTTTCACTGCATACTATTAGGTCAGCATTAGGAGTCCTTCAAAAAGTTGAAAGGCTTCATAAGGTTTTGAATATAGTAGTAGTATTATTAGGGTTGCTTAGTTTAAAAAGTAGTACAAACAAATGGTGTAATATTATTATAAGGCTTCTGTTTAAAACTGATATCAAAGAGGCTAACCTTATATTGAAGTATAAAGATATAAATATTAATGAAGATTTCTTTTGGGGGGTATTGGCCTCAAAAATATCAAAGGAATTTAAGGTTGCAGATGTAGAACATGCTTCAAAATTTAGCTTTGAAGTAAACCCTCAATATTTATTTTTGCTAAATGGAGAAGAGCTGCCTTTTGGCTGTCATGCCTGGACTAAATATCATTACGATTTTTGGAAACAATTTATACCCTCTCAAATTTAA
- a CDS encoding glycosyltransferase family 2 protein produces the protein MSNELPLASVIIPCYNVDKYVKKSILSIVNQTYKNIEIILVDDASTDNTLKIIRNINDNRIKIIALEKNTLKIGAVNTALQTVRGDLIAFQDADDWSEPDRIEKQVKVFLDDADLRICFTNYRYVNSPKKQVNLISLTDEHLKDEFLSFGNRKFTNFAPTMCATMMIRREVLSIYPGYHQYFAGRVAEDIYWVYNILKVYKGVSIAEPLYTIQQRLYSLTHNQLTGVNAKAAYTWPLLARIIQIEQTSKLDILSSNNCELLQSIELQACEEALVEQIKNYHKLRISFETSFRYRLGKAILSPVRFFKRLINLK, from the coding sequence ATGTCTAATGAATTGCCCCTTGCTTCTGTAATTATACCTTGTTATAATGTAGATAAATATGTTAAGAAGTCTATCCTTTCAATAGTCAACCAAACTTATAAAAACATTGAAATAATTCTAGTTGATGATGCGTCTACAGATAACACCTTAAAAATAATTAGAAATATAAATGATAATAGAATCAAGATCATCGCATTAGAAAAAAACACACTTAAAATTGGTGCTGTTAATACAGCTTTACAAACAGTTAGAGGTGATTTAATTGCCTTTCAGGATGCAGATGATTGGTCTGAGCCCGATAGAATAGAGAAACAAGTCAAGGTTTTCTTAGATGACGCTGATCTAAGAATTTGCTTTACCAATTACAGATATGTTAATAGCCCTAAAAAGCAGGTTAATTTGATATCCCTGACAGATGAGCATTTAAAAGACGAATTTCTTTCCTTTGGAAATCGAAAGTTTACAAACTTTGCACCAACTATGTGTGCAACCATGATGATAAGAAGGGAAGTACTATCGATCTATCCAGGATATCATCAGTACTTTGCGGGGAGAGTTGCTGAGGATATTTATTGGGTTTATAATATTCTGAAAGTCTATAAGGGAGTGTCTATCGCAGAACCTTTGTACACTATTCAACAACGTCTGTATTCATTAACACATAATCAATTAACAGGAGTAAACGCTAAAGCTGCTTATACCTGGCCACTACTAGCCAGGATAATTCAGATAGAACAGACATCTAAATTGGATATATTGTCTTCTAATAACTGTGAGTTACTCCAATCTATAGAGCTTCAGGCTTGTGAAGAAGCTTTAGTTGAACAGATTAAAAATTACCACAAACTAAGGATAAGTTTTGAAACAAGCTTTAGATATCGTCTTGGTAAAGCTATATTATCTCCGGTAAGATTTTTCAAAAGGTTAATTAATCTTAAATAA
- a CDS encoding glycosyltransferase family 2 protein — protein MAPIVLFVYNRPDHTLKTLEALSNNYLADESVLYIFADGPKADITVEALEEINLTRKVLRKKQWCKEVVIIESKTNKGLADSIVDGITKVINDHGRVIVLEDDIVTSTGFLNYMNKALSQYESEEQVYHIAGHFHPVPCSLPELFFYNVNSCWGWATWKRAWDNFIWDIYTLNEKLKTSKNFTKRNFNKGQGTAFSEQLEANVTGDLHTWAIRWHASIFLHNGFCLHPGKSLVRNIGFDGSGEHCGMDKRYLYQEVTDSVAIKSIPLVESDYVIQCISEYYSSSTINKKNKKGVIAHAFHKVFETKILKWVKSCLCRI, from the coding sequence ATGGCACCAATAGTTCTATTTGTTTATAATAGGCCAGATCATACACTAAAGACATTGGAAGCCTTATCTAATAATTATTTAGCTGACGAATCGGTTTTATATATTTTTGCGGATGGGCCTAAGGCAGATATTACTGTAGAAGCTTTAGAAGAAATAAATTTAACAAGAAAAGTACTTAGAAAAAAACAGTGGTGCAAAGAGGTTGTTATAATTGAATCTAAAACTAATAAAGGTTTAGCAGATTCAATTGTGGATGGCATTACAAAAGTTATTAATGATCATGGAAGAGTTATAGTACTTGAAGATGATATTGTAACAAGTACTGGCTTCCTAAATTATATGAACAAGGCGTTAAGTCAATATGAATCTGAAGAACAAGTGTACCATATTGCAGGACACTTTCATCCTGTACCATGTTCTCTTCCTGAGCTTTTCTTCTACAATGTTAATTCTTGTTGGGGTTGGGCAACATGGAAAAGAGCTTGGGATAATTTTATCTGGGATATATATACTCTTAATGAAAAGTTAAAGACTAGTAAAAATTTTACTAAAAGAAATTTTAATAAAGGACAAGGAACAGCTTTTTCTGAACAGCTTGAGGCGAATGTAACTGGAGATCTCCACACTTGGGCTATAAGGTGGCATGCAAGTATTTTTTTACACAATGGATTTTGCTTGCATCCTGGTAAATCATTAGTTAGGAACATTGGCTTCGATGGTTCTGGTGAACATTGTGGGATGGATAAACGGTACTTATACCAAGAAGTTACTGATAGTGTAGCAATTAAGTCTATTCCACTAGTTGAGTCTGATTATGTAATACAATGTATCAGTGAGTATTATTCATCTTCTACAATAAACAAAAAAAATAAAAAAGGGGTAATTGCCCATGCTTTTCATAAGGTTTTTGAAACTAAAATTCTGAAGTGGGTTAAATCTTGTCTATGTAGAATATGA
- a CDS encoding glycosyltransferase family 2 protein, whose protein sequence is MEGDKDLMQPLISILMTAFNRESYISEAIDSVLKSSYTNWELIITDDCSSDRTLEIAKEYESSDSRIAVYKNERNLGDYPNRNRAASYAKGDLLTYLDSDDLLHEDSLVKCTTAFSLNKKAQFGVFSPEGHLEPFALDPESAIKKHFFTKPFLQIGPGGMIIKRKFFEYLEGFPTKYGPANDGYFNLKAASEAHVLVFPFPISYYRRHEGQEVNNKYAYLHNSYCYLRDALDELNLHLDQKDIQYLQKKNKRRFIVNVFAFYAKSNDLKRSKQSLRSANFSIRDAFEGIFHL, encoded by the coding sequence ATGGAGGGCGATAAAGATTTAATGCAGCCGCTGATTAGTATTTTAATGACGGCCTTTAATCGTGAATCCTACATCAGTGAGGCGATAGATAGCGTCTTAAAATCCAGCTATACTAATTGGGAATTGATCATAACTGATGACTGCTCTTCAGACAGAACTTTAGAAATTGCAAAGGAATATGAAAGCTCCGATAGCAGAATCGCTGTATACAAGAATGAGAGAAACCTGGGTGATTATCCAAACAGGAACCGTGCCGCCAGTTATGCAAAGGGAGACTTACTGACATACTTGGATTCTGATGATCTACTTCATGAAGATTCTCTAGTAAAATGCACCACAGCCTTTTCTCTTAATAAGAAGGCACAATTTGGAGTTTTTAGTCCAGAGGGCCACTTGGAGCCATTTGCTTTGGATCCGGAGTCTGCTATAAAGAAACACTTTTTCACAAAGCCATTCCTGCAGATAGGGCCGGGAGGAATGATCATAAAAAGAAAATTCTTTGAATACTTAGAGGGGTTTCCAACCAAATATGGACCTGCCAATGATGGTTATTTCAACCTTAAAGCAGCATCTGAAGCACACGTTTTGGTTTTTCCATTTCCCATATCATACTATAGAAGACATGAGGGACAGGAGGTTAATAATAAATATGCTTACTTACATAACTCTTATTGCTACTTAAGAGATGCTTTGGACGAACTTAACTTACATTTAGATCAGAAAGATATTCAATACCTTCAAAAGAAAAACAAAAGGCGGTTTATCGTTAACGTTTTCGCTTTTTATGCTAAGTCCAATGACTTAAAACGCTCTAAGCAGTCCTTGCGATCAGCTAATTTTAGTATAAGAGATGCTTTTGAAGGTATCTTTCATTTATGA
- a CDS encoding DUF1919 domain-containing protein translates to MVNLLRIKSSFYRRYVNYRLNEIREKVYLYYIRKSNRNKDFTIISNNCWGGSVYEDLQLSYKTPTVGLFFFAPCYIKFLIDLRSNLQEEITFINQSKYKKGNRLREMSYYPIGLINGEIEIHFLHYKSEQEAKEKWTKRAERVNFDNLYLSFSDNEECNINEITVFDNLPYQKVFFSAKDIPSIKSLVHLKSFDGKPSIGNIYDNRWLYRNYFDVVKWLNA, encoded by the coding sequence ATGGTTAACTTATTAAGAATAAAATCAAGTTTCTATAGAAGGTATGTGAACTATAGGTTAAACGAAATAAGAGAGAAGGTTTACTTATATTATATACGGAAATCAAATCGCAATAAAGACTTTACTATAATTTCTAATAACTGCTGGGGAGGAAGCGTGTATGAGGACCTTCAGCTTTCTTATAAAACGCCAACAGTAGGTCTTTTCTTTTTCGCTCCCTGCTATATAAAGTTTTTGATAGATCTCAGGAGTAATCTTCAGGAGGAGATAACCTTTATTAATCAATCGAAATACAAAAAGGGAAACCGATTACGTGAGATGAGTTATTATCCAATCGGTTTAATAAATGGGGAGATTGAAATTCACTTTTTGCATTATAAAAGTGAGCAGGAAGCCAAAGAGAAATGGACTAAGAGAGCTGAAAGAGTGAACTTTGATAATCTGTATTTATCTTTTTCTGATAATGAGGAATGTAATATTAATGAAATCACAGTTTTTGATAATTTACCTTATCAAAAAGTCTTTTTTAGCGCTAAAGATATACCTTCTATTAAATCACTAGTTCATTTAAAATCATTTGACGGCAAACCAAGCATTGGTAATATTTATGATAATCGTTGGCTGTATAGAAATTACTTTGATGTCGTAAAATGGCTTAATGCCTAA
- a CDS encoding acyltransferase, giving the protein MLKVLRYLKVPFTYLKKSFLEKKRAKSVKLKGINNYFSNKGLLTNVLVDVIGNNNEIIIGSNTIIRNTLIYLRGDNHRLYLGQNCYFGEGELWMEDRYGSLLIHENTTIERGHLAVTEPYSKLEIKKDCMLARHVEIRTGDSHSILDLETGKRINRAANVTLEEHVWVGAHAKILKGVTVGHNSVIGTASIVTKSVPPHSVVAGIPSRVVRTNIDWKRERIY; this is encoded by the coding sequence TTGTTAAAAGTTCTTAGATACTTAAAGGTACCGTTTACATACCTTAAGAAATCTTTTTTAGAAAAAAAGAGAGCTAAATCCGTCAAGCTTAAGGGCATTAATAATTATTTTTCCAACAAGGGCCTATTAACCAATGTTTTAGTTGATGTAATAGGGAATAACAATGAAATAATTATTGGTTCTAATACAATTATAAGAAATACACTTATTTATTTACGAGGAGATAATCATCGTCTTTATCTTGGCCAAAACTGTTATTTTGGTGAGGGTGAATTATGGATGGAAGATAGATATGGTTCGCTTCTGATACATGAGAACACAACTATAGAGAGAGGACATTTAGCTGTAACAGAACCTTATTCAAAGCTAGAAATTAAAAAAGATTGTATGTTAGCAAGGCATGTTGAAATCAGGACCGGTGATTCACATAGTATTTTGGATTTAGAAACTGGTAAGAGAATAAATAGGGCAGCAAATGTTACCTTGGAAGAGCATGTTTGGGTAGGAGCACATGCTAAAATCTTAAAGGGAGTAACTGTTGGCCATAATAGTGTTATTGGAACTGCCTCAATTGTAACTAAGAGTGTACCTCCTCATTCTGTAGTTGCGGGAATACCATCGAGAGTTGTTCGTACTAATATTGACTGGAAAAGAGAGCGTATTTATTAA
- a CDS encoding glycosyltransferase family 4 protein, with the protein MATILSIIPYNFYPPVGGGALRCFNILKEMARMHTVYVVTTQPEGSFTSVNGYTLPENVVIKSTSRIHIPDSASGIYMKTMNAISYRVKKRIIRGQANSYFLASYPIITSLIRELKFDIVYYENLEAVGELSALIKRLSPGSVHLYDAHNVDSDLWAQQAKALQDNRLLSYANCALQQEKQLHKSVDCFFCCSKEDREKLIGLNKANIPGIVVSNGVDTSKKPYDEDALKYSKKEIIFCGSLNYQPNMEGLQWFYSDVFPTLKSELPGLVLTVVGQNASVDYYKAFIEDKNVNFVGTVPDVNPYYYRASVAIVPLLSGSGTRLKILEAMSLGNPVVSTTIGAEGIRYEDGKHLLIADHPQAFVAQILALLTNGQKFDSIRRNARKLVKQQYDWQVIGESINTQIKSLLKEKDGGR; encoded by the coding sequence ATGGCCACCATTCTTTCAATCATACCCTATAATTTTTACCCACCGGTTGGAGGTGGTGCTTTGCGTTGCTTTAACATTTTAAAAGAAATGGCTCGTATGCATACAGTTTATGTTGTTACGACCCAACCGGAAGGCTCCTTTACTTCAGTTAATGGCTATACTCTGCCAGAGAATGTAGTTATTAAGAGTACCTCCAGAATACATATACCCGACTCTGCTTCCGGTATCTATATGAAGACTATGAATGCGATTAGTTATAGGGTAAAGAAGCGGATAATTAGGGGGCAAGCCAACAGTTACTTTCTGGCATCATATCCCATTATAACATCCTTAATAAGGGAGTTAAAATTTGATATAGTATATTATGAAAATCTTGAAGCAGTTGGGGAACTATCAGCACTTATTAAACGGCTAAGTCCTGGTTCTGTCCATTTATATGATGCTCATAATGTAGATTCAGACCTCTGGGCACAACAGGCAAAAGCACTGCAGGATAATAGATTATTGAGCTATGCTAATTGCGCACTGCAACAGGAAAAGCAACTACATAAAAGTGTAGATTGCTTCTTTTGCTGTAGCAAAGAAGACAGAGAAAAACTTATTGGACTAAATAAGGCTAATATACCGGGAATAGTTGTATCCAATGGAGTTGACACTTCAAAGAAGCCTTATGATGAGGATGCTTTGAAGTATAGCAAAAAGGAAATTATATTCTGTGGCAGCCTGAATTACCAGCCAAATATGGAAGGCTTGCAATGGTTTTATAGTGATGTATTTCCTACACTCAAATCGGAACTACCTGGTTTGGTGCTTACTGTAGTTGGCCAGAACGCTTCTGTGGATTATTATAAAGCCTTTATTGAAGACAAAAATGTAAACTTTGTTGGTACTGTCCCTGATGTAAATCCATATTATTACAGAGCGTCAGTTGCCATTGTACCCTTGCTAAGTGGAAGCGGTACGCGACTAAAGATACTTGAAGCCATGAGCCTTGGCAATCCTGTAGTTTCAACGACAATAGGTGCAGAGGGTATAAGGTATGAAGATGGAAAACATCTGCTGATCGCTGATCATCCGCAAGCTTTTGTCGCTCAGATCTTAGCGTTGCTCACAAATGGACAGAAGTTTGATTCGATAAGACGAAATGCACGGAAGTTGGTAAAGCAACAATACGATTGGCAAGTGATTGGGGAAAGTATAAATACTCAAATCAAGAGTTTATTAAAAGAGAAAGATGGAGGGCGATAA
- a CDS encoding SP_1767 family glycosyltransferase — protein sequence MIEKIRFKGSFYKANARYVAVKSYLRYKNLTPNVLSVESTVKKIIVSKSSVARFGDGEIRLMRGEDIEFQNASKELSLRLQEVLRSNEKGIIICIPDVFSNLNQYKDKAKYIWIKHLAKYYGYWAKSLNSDTIYYNAFITRPYIIYKSITLANERFNSIKSVWHEKNIIIIEGSKSRLGLGNDLFDNTKSIKRILCPTVNAFSKYNDILEEAKKIRKDNVILIALGPTATVLAYDLHQEGYQAIDIGHIDIEYEWYKMKANWTINVPDKHTNEALDNKAPEHVSDVTYNLQIIATVL from the coding sequence TTGATAGAGAAGATAAGATTTAAGGGTTCGTTCTACAAAGCAAATGCGAGGTACGTGGCTGTTAAATCCTACCTGAGATATAAAAATTTAACACCTAATGTGCTATCAGTAGAGTCTACGGTAAAAAAGATAATAGTTAGTAAGAGCTCTGTTGCGAGATTTGGAGATGGGGAGATCAGGCTGATGAGAGGGGAGGATATTGAATTTCAAAATGCTTCCAAAGAGCTATCCCTTAGACTTCAGGAGGTTCTTAGATCCAATGAAAAAGGAATCATTATCTGTATCCCTGATGTTTTTAGTAATCTCAATCAGTATAAAGACAAGGCAAAGTATATTTGGATTAAACATCTGGCAAAATATTATGGTTATTGGGCTAAATCGTTAAATTCTGATACTATTTATTATAATGCATTTATTACAAGGCCATATATAATTTACAAGAGTATTACACTCGCTAATGAAAGGTTTAATTCTATAAAATCAGTATGGCATGAAAAGAATATTATTATAATTGAGGGTAGCAAAAGCCGTTTAGGGCTAGGTAATGATCTTTTCGATAATACTAAATCAATTAAAAGGATATTATGCCCGACAGTAAATGCCTTTAGTAAATACAATGATATTCTAGAAGAAGCTAAGAAGATAAGGAAAGATAATGTTATTTTAATAGCTCTTGGGCCCACAGCTACTGTTTTAGCCTATGATCTTCACCAAGAAGGATATCAGGCTATTGATATAGGGCATATAGACATTGAGTATGAATGGTATAAGATGAAAGCAAATTGGACAATTAATGTTCCCGATAAGCATACAAATGAAGCACTTGATAATAAAGCGCCGGAGCATGTGTCTGATGTAACATATAATTTACAAATCATAGCTACAGTTTTATAG